A region of the Vicinamibacterales bacterium genome:
GTTCCACGACACGAGCTCCTACCTCGAAACGCTTCATCGTGCTCGGCTCCTCCGCCTTCGCATCAGCAACGGCGGAACAAGGGTGACCGGCAGCGTCCACCCCGCCACATACGGACGGGTTCGCTACCGCAACCCTCATAATATCCGTATTTTAGCGTCAGGTCAAACGGGACGGCCCGCCGCGGGTATTCTAGGACGATGGCGCGGCCGATTCACGTCATTGGCGTCTCGCTCGATCTCGGCGGCAATCGCCGCGGCGTCGACATGGGGCCGTCGGCGTTCCGTATTGCCGGCCTCGGCGAGCGGCTGACCGCGCTCGGCATGCAGGTCGTGGACGAGGGCGATCTGGTGGCGCCGATTCCGGAAACGAAGGCGGAGGGGGATCCGAGCAAGAAATACATCCGCGACATCACGCGCGTCTGCGAGCGGCTGTACAAGACGTCGCTGAGCGTGCTGGACAAGGGCGGCCTCCCTGTCGTGCTCGGCGGCGATCATTCGCTGGCCGCCGGTTCGGTCGCGGCGACGGCTGACTTCCTGCGGCGCGACCAGAAGATGCCGGGGCTCATCTGGGTCGACGCGCACGGCGACATCAATACGCCGGCCTCGTCGCCGAGTGGCAACGTGCACGGCATGCCGCTCGCGGCGCTGCTCGGTCCGGAGCCCGCCGAACTGGCGCGCATCGGCGGCTTCACGCCGAAGGTGGCGGCGGAGTCCACCGTGCTGATCGGCATCCGCAATCTCGACGAGCGGGAAAAGGTGCGGATCCGGGAGAGCGGCGTGCATGTCTTCACGATGAAGGACATCGATCGCCAGGGCATCGCCCTCGTCGTGGAGCAGGCGATCGAGATCGCCGGCCGCGGCACGGGCGGCCTGCACGTCTCGTTCGATCTCGACGTCTGCGATCCGACGATCGCGCCTGGGGTAGGCACGCCGGTCAAGGGCGGATTGAACTACCGCGAGGCGCACATGGTGATGGAGATGGTCGCGGATTGCGGCCTGCTCCGGGCGCTGGATCTCGTCGAAGTGAATCCGATCCTCGACGACCGCAACACGACGGCCATCCTCGGCGCCGAACTGGCCTCGTCGGCGCTTGGCCAGAAGATCCTCTGAACGAGCCGCGCGTGCGAGCCAGCGTGACGGGGTCAGACTGGGGTCAAACGGGGGTCAGACCACCTTGGCAGGTCTATGGGTGCTGGAGATTCTGCCGACTGTGGTCGCGAGCACGGGCGGAGAGGCGTTGCAATTCCTGACGACTGCACAGCGGTGACCGCCGCCGGCATCAGGACGGGGTCAAACCGGGGTCAGACCACCTTCGCAGATCCAGAGCTGGCGATGGCAGGAACTGCGGCCTTCTCCGCACGCGGGATCTCATCGAGGTGCATCCGATTCTCGATGCTCGGTTCGTCGTTCCGCGCCCGCTGAAACGCGACCCTCATCGGGCACGACGCCCGCCACGTCAGCGACATGGGTCGTTCTTCGAAGCGGAACGGCGAACTGCTGCACCTGATGCTGGCCACGAAGTTCGCAGCGCTCACCGTCGATCAGAATATTCAGTTCCAGCAGAACGTACGAGCGTCCGGCGTCGCCGTGGTCGTGTTGGTGGCGAAAACGAACCGCCTTACAGAGCTCCGACCGCTGGTCCCTC
Encoded here:
- the rocF gene encoding arginase; translated protein: MARPIHVIGVSLDLGGNRRGVDMGPSAFRIAGLGERLTALGMQVVDEGDLVAPIPETKAEGDPSKKYIRDITRVCERLYKTSLSVLDKGGLPVVLGGDHSLAAGSVAATADFLRRDQKMPGLIWVDAHGDINTPASSPSGNVHGMPLAALLGPEPAELARIGGFTPKVAAESTVLIGIRNLDEREKVRIRESGVHVFTMKDIDRQGIALVVEQAIEIAGRGTGGLHVSFDLDVCDPTIAPGVGTPVKGGLNYREAHMVMEMVADCGLLRALDLVEVNPILDDRNTTAILGAELASSALGQKIL